From the Lancefieldella sp. Marseille-Q7238 genome, one window contains:
- a CDS encoding ECF transporter S component has protein sequence MPTTHDTTAEPQGVSHNATAGARSASHATSLSSGGWSTRRIALLAMLCAAAAICTLILQFPILPGITFLKYDPSGIIALITGIAYGPAAGAVVSILPYLVHLATESGIYGTVMAILATLSMVLSASLIIHGHATSVKGAIPGLVVGGVVSVAACILGNLAVTPLYTGMSIDAVIGLIIPALLPFNVLKVVINGIVTALLLRSTTRLWKMHAIDAS, from the coding sequence ATGCCTACAACTCATGACACAACAGCCGAACCTCAAGGCGTCTCGCACAACGCAACCGCCGGCGCCCGGAGCGCCTCACACGCCACCAGCCTCTCAAGCGGAGGGTGGAGCACCAGGCGCATTGCCCTTCTCGCCATGCTCTGCGCGGCGGCGGCAATCTGTACGCTGATACTGCAGTTTCCTATCCTGCCGGGCATTACGTTTCTCAAGTATGATCCCTCGGGCATCATCGCGCTCATTACGGGCATCGCCTATGGACCGGCCGCGGGAGCCGTCGTTTCGATTCTTCCCTACCTGGTACATCTTGCAACTGAGTCCGGCATATACGGCACTGTCATGGCGATTCTGGCCACGCTGAGCATGGTGCTCTCTGCAAGCCTCATAATCCACGGACACGCCACAAGTGTCAAAGGAGCCATTCCGGGGCTCGTCGTAGGAGGCGTCGTCAGCGTTGCTGCCTGTATCCTTGGAAACCTTGCGGTAACGCCGCTCTACACTGGCATGAGCATCGATGCCGTCATCGGGCTTATCATTCCGGCGCTCCTCCCCTTCAACGTGCTTAAAGTTGTCATCAACGGCATCGTAACCGCTCTCTTACTGCGGTCGACCACGCGCCTGTGGAAGATGCACGCCATCGACGCTTCCTAA
- a CDS encoding phosphoribosylformylglycinamidine synthase, producing the protein MVLRVYVQRRTGFEGEATALLKEIRDSLGITALQEVDLINRYDVEGISEELFESCIPTVFSEPQSDCAFRTMPKPSFAGEKNLPVHTFAVEFLPGQFDQRAESAAECVQLISQGERPTVRSARVYVLGGKLSAADIASIKRFVINPVEAREASLDLPATLRSAAPEPADVEVLRGFRELDEAGMKEFLVTRGLAMDLADLTFCQRYFTDEHRDPTITEIRVIDTYWSDHCRHTTFNTGITGVQIDDSVVQAAFERYLHLRHELGQEDRAVSLWDMATIGAKYLRKRGILTTLDESEEINACTVKVKVDVNGHDEDWLFLFKNETHNHPTEIEPFGGAATCIGGAIRDPLSGRSYVYQAMRVTGAADPTVPIAKTLPGKLPQRTIVRTAAAGYSSYGNQIGLATGQVSELYHPGYMAKRMEIGAVVGATPADHVRRERPADGDAIVLLGGRTGRDGIGGATGSSKAHDASSIERDGAEVQKGNAPVERKLQRLFRRGDACRLIKRCNDFGAGGVSVAIGELADGLDINLDAVPKKYDGLDGTELAISESQERMAVALDPADVETFRRYAREENLESTVVARVTEDPRLVMRWRGEKIVNISRAFLASNGAPKSTTVRLKKPEPYTRYQSAWTGTTLRERLRALVSDLNVASNKGLAERFDSTIGAATVLMPFGGTHQLTPALAMVAKLPVYGETTTVSGMAWGFNPYLMEADQFRGAYLSVVESVSRLVATGFNHTKLYLTFQEYFEKLRDDPARWGKPAAALLGALMAQIDLGLAAVGGKDSMSGSFEQLDVPPTLVSFATGLASVSDIISPEFKGTGHRLIAIVPTYDETGLVPKADSLTTAFELVYGLAQSGSALAVTTPGYGGVAEALFKSCLGNGIGVELEPEFTTDALFAPAYGSFIVELKPGVSLDDVTGVTVAPLGATVSDYTLSACGEKIDLAWLQEAWERPLEGVFPYRSGNAREGVDAVTFDGSQARHTYTGPALVRPASPASPASPIGPVRTASSTCPRVVIPVFPGNNCEYDVSRAFERAGTKPTTLIINNLTAADITESANALAAEIDRSQIVMIPGGFSGGDEPDGSAKFICALFRAPQVTEAVRRLLNDRDGLMLGICNGFQALIKLGLIPYGDIRPMDDTCPTLTFNTIGRHQSKLIRTRVASNLSPWLSRCTPGDIHTIAISHGEGRFVASEDLLTRLKDAGQIATQYVDAGGNPSMDISVNPNGSVWAIEGITSPDGRVLGKMGHTERAGFGLYRNIPELTPGDQFQPLIEGGVDYFA; encoded by the coding sequence ATGGTCTTGCGTGTCTATGTCCAGAGAAGAACCGGTTTCGAAGGCGAAGCAACCGCCCTCCTGAAAGAGATCCGAGATTCGCTTGGTATCACCGCGCTGCAAGAGGTAGACCTTATTAACCGCTACGATGTCGAAGGCATCTCCGAAGAGCTCTTTGAGTCCTGCATTCCTACGGTTTTCTCCGAGCCGCAATCGGATTGCGCTTTTCGCACTATGCCGAAGCCGAGCTTCGCGGGCGAGAAGAACCTCCCCGTCCACACCTTTGCCGTTGAATTTCTCCCGGGTCAGTTTGACCAGCGTGCCGAGTCCGCCGCTGAATGCGTACAGCTTATCAGCCAGGGCGAGCGCCCAACGGTACGCTCTGCTCGCGTCTACGTCCTGGGCGGCAAGCTGAGCGCGGCCGACATCGCCTCCATCAAACGTTTTGTCATCAACCCCGTTGAGGCTCGCGAAGCGTCGCTCGACCTGCCCGCTACGCTGAGGTCTGCCGCTCCCGAACCTGCCGATGTCGAAGTGCTTCGTGGCTTTCGGGAACTAGACGAAGCGGGGATGAAAGAGTTTCTCGTCACACGCGGCCTTGCCATGGACCTCGCCGATCTCACATTCTGCCAGCGCTATTTCACCGACGAGCACCGCGACCCCACCATCACCGAGATTCGCGTCATCGATACGTACTGGTCCGACCACTGCCGCCACACGACATTCAACACCGGCATCACCGGTGTTCAGATAGATGATTCCGTGGTACAAGCGGCCTTTGAGCGCTACCTTCACCTGCGCCATGAGCTTGGGCAAGAAGATCGCGCGGTCTCACTCTGGGATATGGCTACCATCGGCGCGAAGTATCTGCGTAAGCGTGGCATCCTCACCACTTTGGACGAGTCTGAAGAAATTAACGCCTGCACGGTCAAGGTCAAAGTCGACGTCAATGGTCATGACGAAGACTGGCTCTTCCTGTTCAAAAACGAGACCCACAATCACCCCACCGAGATCGAACCCTTCGGCGGCGCGGCAACGTGCATCGGCGGCGCTATCCGCGATCCGCTTTCCGGACGCAGCTACGTCTATCAGGCTATGCGCGTAACCGGCGCAGCAGACCCCACAGTTCCCATCGCAAAAACGCTTCCCGGCAAACTTCCCCAGCGCACCATCGTCCGCACGGCGGCAGCCGGGTACTCTTCTTATGGCAACCAAATCGGTCTTGCAACGGGTCAGGTCTCGGAGCTCTATCACCCGGGATATATGGCCAAACGCATGGAAATCGGTGCCGTTGTCGGCGCTACGCCTGCCGATCACGTCCGCCGCGAACGCCCTGCGGACGGTGACGCCATCGTGCTCTTAGGGGGTCGCACCGGTCGCGACGGTATTGGAGGCGCAACCGGCTCATCCAAAGCGCATGACGCCTCTTCCATTGAACGCGACGGCGCGGAGGTCCAAAAGGGCAACGCACCTGTTGAACGCAAGCTTCAGCGCCTCTTTCGCCGTGGTGACGCGTGCCGCCTAATTAAGCGCTGCAATGATTTCGGCGCCGGCGGCGTCTCCGTTGCCATCGGAGAGCTCGCCGACGGCTTGGACATCAACTTGGACGCCGTGCCAAAGAAATACGACGGCCTCGATGGCACAGAGCTGGCTATCTCAGAGTCGCAGGAGCGCATGGCGGTAGCGCTGGACCCTGCCGATGTGGAAACCTTCCGGCGCTATGCCCGTGAGGAAAACCTTGAATCTACTGTTGTTGCCCGCGTAACCGAAGATCCGCGCCTCGTCATGCGCTGGCGTGGCGAGAAAATCGTCAACATCAGCCGCGCGTTTCTCGCCTCAAACGGCGCTCCCAAGTCGACAACGGTGCGGCTGAAAAAGCCTGAACCCTATACGCGCTACCAGTCCGCCTGGACCGGCACAACGCTGCGCGAAAGACTCCGCGCGCTGGTAAGCGACTTGAACGTTGCTTCCAACAAAGGGCTTGCCGAACGCTTTGATTCCACCATCGGAGCGGCTACCGTGCTGATGCCCTTTGGCGGCACACATCAGCTGACCCCCGCGCTCGCTATGGTGGCAAAGCTGCCGGTTTATGGCGAGACAACCACGGTTTCTGGCATGGCATGGGGCTTCAACCCCTACCTTATGGAGGCCGATCAGTTCCGCGGCGCTTACCTCTCCGTTGTTGAGTCTGTTTCACGCCTAGTAGCAACGGGCTTTAATCATACAAAGCTCTACCTGACCTTCCAGGAGTATTTTGAGAAGCTACGCGACGATCCTGCCCGTTGGGGCAAACCCGCGGCGGCTCTGCTCGGCGCTCTGATGGCACAGATCGATCTTGGACTGGCGGCTGTCGGCGGCAAGGATTCTATGTCCGGCAGTTTTGAGCAGCTGGACGTCCCGCCCACGCTTGTTTCTTTTGCAACAGGTCTTGCGAGCGTATCGGACATCATTTCCCCGGAGTTCAAAGGCACCGGGCACCGTCTCATTGCTATCGTGCCCACCTACGATGAAACCGGTCTGGTGCCCAAGGCCGACTCTCTCACCACCGCTTTTGAGCTGGTCTATGGCCTTGCGCAGTCTGGATCCGCCCTTGCCGTTACCACACCTGGCTACGGCGGAGTCGCTGAAGCGCTTTTCAAGAGCTGTCTGGGCAACGGCATAGGCGTTGAACTTGAACCAGAATTTACTACTGACGCGCTCTTTGCGCCGGCGTACGGCTCCTTTATTGTGGAGCTCAAGCCCGGCGTATCCCTTGACGATGTTACGGGCGTTACAGTAGCTCCCCTTGGAGCCACCGTCTCCGACTACACTCTTTCCGCATGTGGCGAGAAGATCGACCTCGCCTGGCTACAGGAAGCGTGGGAGCGGCCGCTGGAGGGGGTATTCCCTTATCGCAGCGGGAACGCACGCGAGGGCGTCGATGCCGTCACGTTTGACGGCAGCCAGGCACGACACACCTACACCGGACCCGCGCTTGTACGCCCTGCAAGCCCCGCTAGCCCCGCTAGCCCCATTGGCCCTGTCCGGACTGCTAGCTCTACTTGTCCACGTGTAGTGATTCCCGTCTTCCCGGGAAATAACTGCGAATACGATGTTTCTCGCGCCTTTGAGCGAGCCGGCACAAAACCCACTACACTCATTATCAACAACCTCACAGCCGCTGACATTACCGAATCCGCAAACGCGCTTGCTGCAGAGATTGACCGTAGCCAGATTGTTATGATTCCTGGCGGATTTTCGGGCGGCGACGAACCTGACGGTTCCGCCAAATTCATCTGCGCTCTGTTTCGAGCACCCCAGGTCACAGAGGCTGTCCGCCGGCTTCTGAATGACCGCGATGGTCTTATGCTAGGCATTTGTAATGGCTTCCAAGCACTAATTAAGCTGGGGCTCATTCCGTATGGCGATATCCGCCCCATGGACGATACCTGCCCCACGCTTACCTTCAATACCATCGGCCGCCATCAGAGCAAGCTTATTCGCACGCGCGTGGCATCAAACCTATCGCCCTGGCTCTCACGCTGCACGCCCGGTGACATCCACACCATTGCCATCAGTCATGGCGAGGGTCGCTTTGTGGCCTCTGAGGACCTTCTTACCCGTCTTAAAGACGCAGGTCAAATTGCCACACAGTATGTTGACGCGGGAGGTAATCCCAGCATGGATATCTCGGTCAATCCTAACGGATCCGTTTGGGCCATCGAAGGTATCACCAGTCCTGACGGTCGTGTGCTTGGCAAGATGGGCCACACTGAACGTGCGGGCTTTGGTCTCTACCGCAACATTCCGGAACTTACGCCAGGCGATCAGTTCCAACCGCTCATCGAAGGTGGCGTTGACTACTTTGCGTAA
- a CDS encoding energy-coupling factor transporter ATPase: protein MSTSSAQLKGSEAPQPKETRGTAIQPEATQSETAQRETPRTIARLSDVTYIYENGTIALDGISLEIPTGQRTCIVGANGSGKSTLASILCGLSAPDSGSVMLAGEKVFADGKADFTAYAHACRQLGLVFQNPEDQIVTSLVDEDIAFGPENLQVPSAKIDSLVRRELKRVAMTDFAQRDPSTLSGGQLQRVAIAGALAMDPKLLVLDEPSASLDAIGRRGVMKLVKKLCQDGCTIAHITHFMDEVVNADQVIALDHGHVAFAGPPADFFIQQNLVASLELEEPFEVQLQDRLREKGFEVPWTLDSEQLKDSLMELLAVLRSDSKTKPTASTTATGATTVTGDAATGAATTAATSIAAESAKKDLVSVSHVTQTFGVETGRKHKLFSTRAQTHRSNSIRALDDVSFTLQECSSTAIIGATGSGKSTLARLLCALGTPDSGTIVVNGYNTSSRRHRKLLHGIVGFVMQRPERQLFAESVFKDVAFGPENLGLSPQDVNARVVHALELAGLQNKADVSPFELSGGQQRLCAVAGVLAMQPRILVLDEPTAGLDPHARAKLRTLLDQVKSSGATLIEITHSMDDAALADRLIVLSQGSIVGNDTPLKVFTTLGEKYLRQIGLSVPKALIWADALAEATGTNLGRPLTLDELTGALFDALDGDA from the coding sequence GTGAGTACTTCTTCCGCACAGCTCAAAGGGTCTGAGGCGCCGCAACCCAAAGAGACGCGAGGCACAGCGATACAGCCCGAAGCGACACAATCCGAGACGGCACAGCGTGAAACGCCCCGAACTATTGCACGCCTCAGTGACGTTACCTACATCTACGAGAACGGCACTATCGCCCTCGATGGCATCTCTCTTGAGATTCCGACAGGTCAGAGGACCTGCATCGTAGGGGCTAACGGCAGTGGCAAATCGACGCTCGCCTCAATTCTCTGCGGGCTTTCTGCTCCCGACTCAGGCTCTGTTATGCTTGCGGGCGAGAAGGTCTTCGCAGATGGAAAGGCAGACTTTACCGCCTATGCCCATGCGTGCCGACAGTTGGGTCTGGTGTTTCAAAATCCCGAAGACCAGATTGTTACGAGTCTGGTAGATGAAGATATCGCCTTTGGCCCCGAAAATCTCCAGGTACCAAGCGCAAAGATTGACAGCCTTGTCCGGCGTGAGCTCAAGCGCGTTGCCATGACAGACTTTGCCCAAAGAGATCCCTCAACGCTCTCCGGCGGCCAGCTGCAGCGTGTTGCTATTGCAGGCGCTCTGGCGATGGATCCAAAGCTGCTGGTACTTGACGAGCCTTCCGCCTCACTGGATGCCATCGGGCGACGCGGCGTTATGAAGCTCGTTAAAAAGCTCTGCCAAGATGGGTGCACGATTGCCCATATCACGCATTTCATGGATGAAGTTGTGAACGCCGACCAGGTCATTGCCTTGGATCACGGACACGTAGCCTTCGCGGGACCGCCGGCCGATTTCTTTATACAACAAAATCTTGTCGCCTCGTTGGAACTTGAAGAACCCTTTGAGGTGCAGCTTCAGGATCGCCTTCGCGAGAAGGGCTTTGAAGTCCCCTGGACTCTCGACTCGGAGCAGCTCAAAGACTCGCTAATGGAGTTGCTTGCCGTCCTACGCTCGGACTCGAAAACAAAACCTACCGCAAGTACGACCGCAACCGGCGCCACCACGGTCACCGGCGATGCCGCAACCGGCGCCGCCACCACGGCTGCAACCAGTATCGCAGCCGAAAGCGCCAAAAAAGACCTTGTTTCCGTCTCCCACGTCACTCAGACCTTCGGCGTAGAGACCGGCCGCAAGCACAAGCTCTTCTCGACACGTGCACAAACGCACCGCAGCAACAGTATCCGCGCCTTGGACGACGTAAGCTTTACGCTGCAGGAGTGCTCCTCAACTGCTATTATCGGCGCAACCGGATCGGGCAAATCGACCCTTGCCCGCCTGCTCTGCGCGCTGGGCACTCCCGACTCGGGAACCATTGTGGTCAACGGCTACAACACTTCCAGCAGACGTCACCGAAAACTGCTCCATGGTATTGTCGGCTTTGTCATGCAACGGCCTGAGCGGCAGCTTTTTGCTGAGAGCGTATTCAAAGACGTCGCCTTCGGTCCCGAAAATTTGGGACTTTCCCCGCAAGACGTCAATGCCCGTGTGGTTCATGCACTTGAGCTTGCCGGACTCCAGAACAAAGCCGATGTTTCGCCATTCGAGCTTTCCGGCGGCCAGCAGCGACTCTGCGCTGTCGCCGGCGTGCTTGCCATGCAGCCGCGCATTCTTGTTTTGGATGAGCCGACCGCCGGGCTTGATCCTCATGCCAGAGCCAAGCTCCGCACCCTGCTCGACCAGGTCAAATCATCAGGCGCCACGCTGATTGAGATCACGCACTCCATGGACGACGCGGCACTGGCGGACCGGCTTATCGTGCTGTCCCAAGGCTCTATCGTCGGCAATGATACGCCTCTCAAGGTGTTCACAACGCTTGGCGAGAAGTACCTCCGCCAGATAGGCCTGAGCGTACCCAAAGCGCTTATATGGGCAGACGCTCTCGCGGAAGCCACCGGCACAAACCTTGGCCGACCACTTACTCTTGACGAACTGACCGGCGCGCTTTTTGACGCTTTGGACGGTGATGCTTAA
- the murB gene encoding UDP-N-acetylmuramate dehydrogenase has translation MSESGYDLESLAWRLRSIVGEENVRTDEPMSEHTTFKVGGPADIYVIPDDADEVHEVLEECKSAGIPYFILGYGSDLLVSDAGYRGAIVAIADGMSGVTVEDNEITCQAGVGLKEASEMACELDLTGLEFACGIPGSIGGACYMNAGAYDGCIADVLKSVRVLLADGTQATIDAGDLDLGYRHSRIADEGMVVLSATFSLRRADGEKIREKMDEYTRRREEKQPLELPSAGSTFKRPEGYFVGKLVTDAGLKGYRFGGAGVSDKHAGFVVNYDHATAADVHAVIEHVQAEVKRQFGVELHPEVRFLGE, from the coding sequence ATGTCTGAAAGCGGCTATGACTTAGAAAGCCTGGCCTGGAGACTTCGTTCGATCGTTGGAGAGGAAAATGTCCGTACGGACGAGCCAATGAGCGAACATACTACCTTTAAAGTTGGTGGACCTGCGGATATATACGTCATTCCCGATGACGCTGACGAGGTTCATGAGGTGCTGGAGGAATGCAAAAGCGCCGGCATCCCGTATTTCATCTTGGGATACGGATCGGATCTTCTGGTGTCTGACGCCGGGTATCGCGGGGCCATTGTCGCCATCGCGGACGGCATGTCGGGCGTTACGGTTGAGGACAATGAGATTACCTGTCAGGCAGGTGTCGGTCTTAAAGAAGCTTCTGAGATGGCGTGCGAACTCGACCTCACCGGCCTTGAGTTTGCCTGTGGCATTCCGGGTTCTATCGGCGGCGCGTGCTACATGAACGCAGGTGCTTATGACGGTTGCATCGCCGATGTGCTCAAAAGTGTTCGTGTGCTGCTTGCCGATGGTACGCAGGCAACTATTGACGCTGGCGATTTGGATCTAGGCTACCGTCACAGTCGCATTGCCGATGAGGGTATGGTTGTACTTTCGGCTACATTTTCGCTCCGCCGCGCTGATGGCGAGAAAATCCGCGAAAAAATGGATGAGTATACGCGTCGCCGCGAGGAAAAACAGCCGCTTGAGCTGCCTTCTGCCGGCTCGACATTCAAGCGGCCGGAAGGTTATTTCGTAGGCAAGCTTGTAACCGATGCAGGGCTTAAAGGCTATCGTTTTGGTGGAGCCGGCGTGTCCGATAAGCACGCGGGCTTTGTTGTCAATTACGATCATGCGACTGCCGCCGATGTCCATGCCGTTATTGAACATGTGCAAGCAGAGGTCAAACGTCAGTTTGGCGTTGAGCTTCATCCTGAGGTGCGATTCCTTGGCGAGTAA
- a CDS encoding energy-coupling factor transporter transmembrane component T yields the protein MSCKLTIGRYYHASSIVHRLNPTVKSVCALLLILASFFVKTPLQLAFFCLIAIALFALAHIPVRHVLRSAVPVAWVLAVLALCNLLLVQGGDTLVASGFVVITSVGVWAAILYPVRVFAAILIGMLLMLTTTPNDLGKAFDTALSPLSRIGLPGHELAMVFSLMLRFIPTLSADATSITEAQEARGGSARHGSLIQRCRALQSITVALIASSLRHAENLARALDARNYVAAAPRTSWRQTRFTFREAASLLVTAAVIAGIFVLALV from the coding sequence ATGTCATGTAAGCTCACTATCGGCCGGTACTACCATGCATCGTCCATCGTCCATCGGCTGAATCCCACGGTGAAAAGCGTTTGCGCGCTGCTGCTCATACTTGCGTCGTTCTTTGTAAAAACACCACTGCAGTTGGCTTTTTTCTGCTTAATAGCCATAGCGCTTTTCGCCCTAGCGCACATACCTGTCCGTCACGTCCTGCGCTCAGCTGTTCCAGTAGCCTGGGTTTTGGCGGTACTCGCCCTTTGCAACCTCCTTCTGGTTCAGGGCGGAGACACCCTGGTTGCTTCAGGGTTCGTAGTTATTACCTCCGTTGGCGTCTGGGCGGCTATCCTCTATCCCGTACGCGTCTTTGCCGCCATTCTCATCGGCATGCTGCTCATGCTCACCACCACACCTAACGACCTCGGCAAAGCGTTCGACACGGCGCTCTCGCCGCTCTCACGCATCGGGCTGCCCGGTCACGAGCTTGCCATGGTTTTCTCGCTTATGCTGCGTTTTATCCCAACGCTTTCTGCGGACGCGACTTCCATTACCGAGGCTCAAGAAGCGCGAGGCGGAAGCGCTCGTCATGGCTCACTTATCCAGCGCTGTCGGGCGTTGCAGTCGATTACGGTGGCGCTTATCGCCAGCTCCCTGCGACATGCGGAGAACCTTGCGCGAGCCCTTGATGCTCGCAACTATGTTGCCGCAGCCCCGCGCACCTCATGGCGCCAGACTCGCTTTACCTTCCGAGAGGCTGCGTCCCTGCTTGTTACAGCCGCGGTTATCGCTGGTATCTTTGTACTTGCGTTGGTTTGA
- a CDS encoding Cna B-type domain-containing protein — translation MKKKFCNFLGVLLAVSLMVPGGAFAAFADEITSTRDTPQLTTEQTQSSSKAKDQEAQEEQAEAATEDEQTIPSEQQVSDENEEQKTNGTRAGPLSEVSASDTSLDNPIAPVSLLRAPTAPQVVDVDITRFQIEAPKGNPVTELDKNWSFYLAMDWKVKDSSTVLHKGDYFDITLPDNLKFPPNYSAPEFDLTDSDGNVIARAKVTPGPDNAGGSVRVTFNDKIENKYNVHGTLYMSALFNKQKIQDNKPNTFTVTVNGKAISTDLTPTKKGIPSDELLGKWGERINGADQVIWYARFNYKKANLHNAVVTDSLSGDETYVPGSFRLNKVVLNDEGQATQVLENIDISGKLTLSPDKKSFTLNLGDVAGSQYELAYTTTYKPGTTIRNKIKLTSREESKEITASYATQDNGGTAGGDLASKIKLTKVDEDGVTPLKNAVFTVTAPDGSTFELTTGADGTVTSGVLVQGTYKVKEKKAPLGYELGSDEYTLEVTPAGGALKTITNKPIKISVCVKKTWVGPKAGPVTVHLLADGTDTGKTLTLDESNGWKGQFDNLRKYKADGTEIVYTVKEDDVPNYTAEVTGDAATGFTITNTNTEKVNVPVKKEWVGPKAGPVTVHLLADGTDTGKTVTLDEAGNWQGSFSGLDKYAADGHEIVYTVKEDDVPNYTAEVTGDAATGFTITNTNTEKVNVPVKKEWVGPKAGPVTVHLLADGTDTGKTVTLDEAGNWQGSFSGLDKYAADGHEIVYTVKEDDVPNYTAEVTGDAATGFTITNTETPKPKKPSKKVPYTGDAGVLGTVVPLSAGAIALLGTGIYLRKRNK, via the coding sequence ATGAAAAAGAAGTTTTGTAACTTCTTGGGAGTACTGCTTGCTGTGAGCCTTATGGTTCCGGGAGGTGCTTTTGCCGCTTTTGCTGATGAAATTACGTCTACGCGTGATACCCCTCAGCTAACCACCGAGCAAACTCAAAGTAGCTCTAAGGCAAAAGATCAAGAGGCTCAAGAAGAGCAAGCCGAAGCTGCTACTGAAGACGAGCAGACCATTCCTTCAGAGCAGCAAGTATCTGATGAGAATGAAGAACAAAAGACCAATGGTACAAGGGCAGGTCCTTTATCTGAAGTAAGCGCTAGTGATACCTCCTTAGATAATCCTATTGCCCCTGTATCACTTCTGCGTGCTCCTACAGCTCCTCAAGTCGTTGATGTTGATATCACGCGTTTTCAGATTGAGGCGCCAAAGGGAAATCCTGTTACAGAGCTGGACAAAAACTGGTCGTTTTATTTGGCAATGGACTGGAAGGTTAAAGATAGCTCTACGGTGTTGCATAAAGGTGATTACTTCGATATTACCCTTCCTGACAACCTGAAGTTTCCCCCTAATTACTCCGCTCCTGAATTTGATCTAACGGATTCTGACGGAAATGTGATTGCACGCGCAAAAGTTACACCCGGACCTGATAATGCAGGGGGCAGTGTAAGAGTTACGTTTAATGATAAGATTGAGAATAAATATAATGTGCACGGCACACTGTACATGTCCGCCCTGTTCAATAAGCAAAAAATACAAGACAATAAGCCAAATACTTTTACTGTGACTGTTAATGGGAAGGCCATATCGACGGATCTTACGCCGACTAAAAAGGGTATTCCAAGCGATGAACTCCTTGGAAAATGGGGAGAACGCATTAATGGTGCTGACCAGGTAATATGGTACGCACGGTTCAATTACAAAAAGGCAAACCTCCATAATGCAGTCGTTACAGACTCACTAAGCGGTGATGAAACCTATGTACCGGGCTCCTTTAGGCTTAATAAGGTTGTCTTGAACGATGAAGGTCAAGCTACGCAGGTTCTTGAAAATATAGACATAAGCGGAAAGCTTACCTTAAGTCCTGACAAAAAATCCTTTACACTCAATTTGGGAGATGTTGCCGGTTCACAGTATGAGCTTGCCTATACCACAACATATAAGCCGGGTACAACGATTCGCAATAAAATAAAGCTTACATCTCGTGAAGAATCAAAAGAAATAACGGCTTCATATGCTACTCAGGACAATGGAGGAACAGCTGGTGGTGACCTTGCCAGCAAGATTAAACTTACCAAAGTTGACGAAGATGGCGTCACACCCTTGAAAAATGCCGTATTTACGGTAACCGCTCCCGACGGTTCTACCTTTGAGCTGACAACAGGAGCAGACGGAACAGTAACTTCAGGTGTTCTTGTGCAAGGTACCTACAAGGTCAAGGAGAAGAAGGCTCCCTTGGGCTATGAGCTTGGAAGCGATGAGTACACCCTTGAGGTAACTCCTGCAGGAGGTGCTCTTAAGACCATTACCAACAAGCCCATTAAAATTTCGGTTTGCGTTAAGAAGACCTGGGTCGGACCTAAGGCAGGACCTGTAACAGTGCATCTGCTCGCAGACGGTACCGATACCGGCAAAACGCTCACTCTTGATGAGTCCAACGGTTGGAAGGGACAGTTCGACAATCTTCGCAAGTACAAGGCTGATGGAACAGAGATTGTCTACACCGTCAAAGAAGACGATGTTCCCAACTACACTGCAGAAGTGACAGGTGATGCTGCCACAGGCTTTACCATCACCAATACCAACACTGAGAAAGTCAATGTCCCTGTCAAGAAAGAGTGGGTCGGACCTAAGGCAGGACCTGTAACAGTGCATCTGCTCGCAGACGGTACCGATACCGGAAAGACCGTAACGCTTGATGAAGCAGGCAACTGGCAAGGTAGCTTCTCTGGTCTTGACAAGTACGCTGCAGACGGACATGAGATTGTCTACACCGTCAAAGAAGACGATGTTCCCAACTACACTGCAGAAGTGACAGGTGATGCTGCCACAGGCTTTACCATCACCAATACCAACACTGAGAAAGTCAATGTCCCTGTCAAGAAAGAGTGGGTCGGACCTAAGGCAGGACCTGTAACAGTGCATCTGCTCGCAGACGGTACCGATACCGGAAAGACCGTAACGCTTGATGAAGCAGGCAACTGGCAAGGTAGCTTCTCTGGTCTTGACAAGTACGCTGCAGACGGACATGAGATTGTCTACACCGTCAAAGAAGACGATGTTCCCAACTACACTGCAGAAGTGACAGGTGATGCTGCCACAGGCTTTACCATCACCAATACGGAGACACCTAAGCCCAAAAAGCCTTCTAAGAAGGTCCCTTATACAGGAGACGCTGGTGTCTTGGGTACAGTAGTGCCTTTAAGCGCAGGAGCTATTGCTCTTCTTGGTACAGGTATCTACCTTAGAAAGAGGAACAAGTAA